TTAAAAATCACAGATTTGCTTCCTCCAGTGTAATCATGCCGTTCAGGATGGCAAATACAGTGAGTCCCGCAGCAGTTTTGATTCCCAGTTTTCTGATGATGTTCTTCCTGTGCGTCAGCGCAGTATGCAGGCTCAGGTTCAGTTTTTCAGCGATATCCTTGTTGCTTGCGCCGAGAGCCAGCAGCCTTACTACTTCTTTTTCGCGTTTGCTGAGCTCTTTTTCCGGAGATGACATGTTTTCGTTTTCTTTTCCGGTTTGCAGCATCATCTTAATCTTTGCTGCAAGTTCAACAGGAGTCATGAAAAGTGAAAGATTCTGCTCATTCCCCGGCAGGTGGTTCTCCGAAAAAAGGAAAATCCCCTCAGGTTTACCTGATGTTACCAGCTGATGAAAACCAGCATCGTCGCTGAATTCTTCTCCTGCAATAATCAACTGAATATCATTGTTCTCAGAGAGGTCGGTTGCGGTTGTCAGATCGGCAGCAAGGAATATCTTTACGGGCAGATTAAGATCGGTAAGGCATTGTCTCAGACCAAGCCTGATTATGTGCGATTGCGATAGGATCAGAATCCCTTTTCGTTTCATGGTGCCTGAGTTAGTGGCGGTGCAGTTTTAATGCCGCTTCCATCATCCTTACTTTTGGAATCATGATCTTGTCCTCGATACGGGCATGTTCATTCAGGTCTTTCTCCAGCCAGTATAGTTCCGCTATAATCCGGTTGACCAGGTCAAAGTCGAAAGGCTGCGGAAGGTATTTTATCATGATGTTTTTGAGGTCATTCAGTTTCTCTTCAACATTGTCATGCTCGGTTTCATAATGGTGAATGGTATAGTCAGGAATCCCTGTTTCGGATTCTTCAGGATGGTTGAAGCGGTTTTCGATACCAAGTACATAGGGGAAGGTGACCTTCTCCTCACGCATGATGTGGTCGTTCAATTCCCTGCAGTAGGCGGCAAAAAACTTGTTTACCACTTTGAGTCCGGCGTTTTCGGGTTGCTGGCCGGAGCACAACCGGTCGATTAACTCCTGAATATATGGGATCTGATGGTTCAGGTAATAGTCATGGGTTTTCTGAAGGTATCTGACCAGTTGCTTCAATGAAAACCTGGTAAGATCATGCGCCGGGAAATAGCTTTCATCAAGAAATGAATTGAGGATTACAACCATGAATACCGGGTCAATGTCTTTCTTGTGGCAGATCTCACCAACGGTGACATCCCCAAAACCGGGTTGAATATCAAATCTTCCGATAACCCTCAGCAGGTTGTGGTTTTGTAGAATAGCTTCTGCCAGGTTGGTATTAGTACCGATGGTTTTCATGTCCGGAAAATGGTTTTTGAAAAAAGCGGGTTCTGCAAAGATAAATCAGAAAGTGCAGCTGGTAACGAGGTAAGAAGAGCCTAAAACAAAAAACCCGGCGAAAGCCGGGCTGTTTTGTGATCCCGCTGGGGCTCGAACCCAGGACCCCATCCTTAAAAGGGATGTGCTCTACCTGCTGAGCTACGGAATCGTTAAGGGACTGCAAAAGTACTGCTTTTATCTTTAGATGCAAATAATTTTTTCCGGTTTTTTCAGTGGCAATTGTAATGGCCTGAAATTGTGTAAAATAATTTTTAGATTTTATCGTGAATTTGGCCATGTATGGCCAGCCAGATGCATTCAGGAGACTTGCTGGTGTATGTTACCCTGTGCCTTTCGTGGGCGGGAATCAGCAGGTAATCGCCGGGTTTTAATGCGATTTCACCACTGTTCTCAAACAGGATACGGGCTTCGCCGGTGAGCAGTATAACCCACTCATCTTTTTCCTGGTTATACCATTCCGCTTCGGGTGTAATCTGACCCCTCGAAACAATGCGTTCAATCACGACATCACCGCTGGCAAGGATTTCAAACAACTCTTTGTCATCCGGAACGGCATTGCCGTGATGGAAAATATTTGCCGGGGATAAATTTTTCATTTCAGTATTCCTTTGCCTTCTCGCACTATCAGCGGTTCCTCACCGGTACAGTCAATGACCGTGGAGGCTTCATTGTCGCCATAACCACCATCGATCACTATGTCAACCATCTGATTGTACTTCTCATAGATTAATTCAGGATCGGTGGTATATTCTATGATTTCATCATCATCATGAATAGAAGTTGACATTATGGGGTGTCCGAGTTCTTTCACGATTTCCAGTGGAATATTATTGTCTGGGATACGGATACCTACTGTTTTCTTTTTGCTTTGGATCAGTTTTGGCACATTATTGCTTGCATTAAGGATAAACGTGAAAGGGCCGGGGAGATTTTTACGCATCATTTTGAAAATCTCGTTGCTGATCGGGCGACTGTAGTCGGCCAGTTGGCTCAGGTCATTACAGATAAAAGAAAAGTTGGCTTTATCGGCTCTGATTCCTTTGATTTGTGCAATGCGCTCCACCGCCCTGGATTTGAAAATGTCGCAACCAAGCCCGTAGACGGTATCAGTGGGATAAATGATAATCCCTCCGTCCATAAGGCATTCAGCCACTGTTCTGATCTGACGCGGGCTGGGGTTTTCAGGGTATATTTTAAGCAACATGGCACGAGCTTTTATACAAAAATACGCTTTTTAACCAAAAGGGCATAAAAAAAGGGTAAGCTACTTACATCGCACCGCTACAACCATTTACCCTTGCTTCATTCCTGACCTGGGGGAGTTCAATGGGAGCTGGTCGTATAAGACTTACCCGCTGCAAAGATACGAATTTTATCGTTTTTATATAAAAATGATGCTCTATTTTTCCCTGCAACACAGATTTACTACATTTGCAGGAAACACTAATACCATTAATCATGGAAAACTTTGTTGAAAACCAGGCCGATGAGCCCATTGCCAAAGCGAAAATTTCACTGGTGAACCATGCCTTGCGCTATGGACTATATACCGCCGCAGCTTTTGTTTTGTTTTCGCTGCTGCTTTACAGTGTTGATGTAAGCCGAACCGGGTGGGTCAATTACCTGTCTTTTGTCATCCTGATTATAGGCATTGTAATAGCGACCATTGCTTACCGGGACAAAATCAACAGCGGATTTCTGTCATACGGACGGTGTCTGTCCATTGGTGTGCTGATCAGCTTAGTTGTAGGAATAGTAATGGCTATATACAGCTATGTTTTTTTCACTTATTTTGATCCCGGAGCGCTGGATAAATTATTGGAGGCTTCGGAACAGGAAATGATAAATCGGGGAATGTCAGATGAAGAGATTGATTTGGCTATGCCCTTTACCGAAAAAATGATGTCTCCGGTTTTTCTGAGCATCACTTCACTGCTTTCCATGGTACTTTATGGAACTGTATTTTCCTTGATCACCTCCATTTTTATCAAGAAAGAGGATAATAGTTTTGAAGGTGCGTTTCGCGAATCTTAATAAACTTCAGACAAGATGGATTTGTCAGTTTTAGTACCGCTTTATAACGAAGAGGAGTCACTTCCGGAATTGATTGCCTGGATAGAGC
This sequence is a window from Lentimicrobium saccharophilum. Protein-coding genes within it:
- a CDS encoding hemerythrin domain-containing protein, yielding MKTIGTNTNLAEAILQNHNLLRVIGRFDIQPGFGDVTVGEICHKKDIDPVFMVVILNSFLDESYFPAHDLTRFSLKQLVRYLQKTHDYYLNHQIPYIQELIDRLCSGQQPENAGLKVVNKFFAAYCRELNDHIMREEKVTFPYVLGIENRFNHPEESETGIPDYTIHHYETEHDNVEEKLNDLKNIMIKYLPQPFDFDLVNRIIAELYWLEKDLNEHARIEDKIMIPKVRMMEAALKLHRH
- a CDS encoding DUF4199 domain-containing protein, translating into MENFVENQADEPIAKAKISLVNHALRYGLYTAAAFVLFSLLLYSVDVSRTGWVNYLSFVILIIGIVIATIAYRDKINSGFLSYGRCLSIGVLISLVVGIVMAIYSYVFFTYFDPGALDKLLEASEQEMINRGMSDEEIDLAMPFTEKMMSPVFLSITSLLSMVLYGTVFSLITSIFIKKEDNSFEGAFRES
- a CDS encoding L-threonylcarbamoyladenylate synthase, translated to MLLKIYPENPSPRQIRTVAECLMDGGIIIYPTDTVYGLGCDIFKSRAVERIAQIKGIRADKANFSFICNDLSQLADYSRPISNEIFKMMRKNLPGPFTFILNASNNVPKLIQSKKKTVGIRIPDNNIPLEIVKELGHPIMSTSIHDDDEIIEYTTDPELIYEKYNQMVDIVIDGGYGDNEASTVIDCTGEEPLIVREGKGILK
- a CDS encoding cupin domain-containing protein — translated: MKNLSPANIFHHGNAVPDDKELFEILASGDVVIERIVSRGQITPEAEWYNQEKDEWVILLTGEARILFENSGEIALKPGDYLLIPAHERHRVTYTSKSPECIWLAIHGQIHDKI
- a CDS encoding response regulator transcription factor, whose translation is MKRKGILILSQSHIIRLGLRQCLTDLNLPVKIFLAADLTTATDLSENNDIQLIIAGEEFSDDAGFHQLVTSGKPEGIFLFSENHLPGNEQNLSLFMTPVELAAKIKMMLQTGKENENMSSPEKELSKREKEVVRLLALGASNKDIAEKLNLSLHTALTHRKNIIRKLGIKTAAGLTVFAILNGMITLEEANL